The Oryza glaberrima chromosome 9, OglaRS2, whole genome shotgun sequence genome includes a window with the following:
- the LOC127784628 gene encoding G-type lectin S-receptor-like serine/threonine-protein kinase SD1-13 yields MLAIASDGNLVLSDGTTGHALWSTNVTAGVNSSASGGGGGAMAVLANSSNLVLRLPDGTALWETFEHPGNTFLPGMKIGVIYRTRGGVRLVSWKDATDPSPGKFSFGGDPDRPLQVVIWKGSRVSWRTNPWEGYMVDSNYQKGGKLVWGGEDELVGTGKDELAGGQTRGGGGARWCGEDELAGVGGRDELASSLMCVGKRRERMN; encoded by the coding sequence ATGCTCGCCATTGCCAGCGACGGCAACCTGGTCTTGTCCGATGGCACCACCGGCCACGCCCTTTGGAGTACTAACGTCACCGCCGGCGTGAACTCGTCGGCgtcgggaggaggcggcggtgctatGGCGGTGCTCGCAAACTCTAGCAACCTCGTGCTCCGGCTGCCGGATGGCACCGCCTTGTGGGAGACGTTCGAGCACCCCGGCAATACATTCCTACCCGGCATGAAGATCGGCGTCATCTACcggacgcgcggcggcgtgcggcttgTCTCATGGAAGGACGCCACCGACCCGTCGCCGGGGAAGTTCTCCTTCGGCGGCGACCCGGACCGGCCGCTTCAGGTGGTCATCTGGAAAGGCTCGCGCGTGTCCTGGCGCACCAACCCATGGGAGGGCTACATGGTGGACAGCAACTACCAGAAGGGCGGGAAGTTGGTGTGGGGAGGGGAGGATGAGCTTGTCGGCACAGGGAaggacgagctcgccggcggccagacgcgtgggggaggaggagctcgctggTGTGGGGAGGACGAGCTCGCTGGCGTTGGGGGGAGGGACGAGCTCGCTAGCAGCCTAATGTGTGTGGGCAAACGGCGCGAGAGGATGAACTGA